A window from Thermincola ferriacetica encodes these proteins:
- a CDS encoding 4Fe-4S dicluster domain-containing protein has translation MSETVNLSQVQRDHSDFVERVYRMSGQDVRKCYQCGKCSAGCAVHRCKGFDVSPNRVMRMVQLGMEDEVLRTKTIWTCVLCSTCTARCPRDIDIARVMDALRIMSKKKNITEYAKTANIFHQMFMDNIAKWGRMYEFSFIVGYTLKTGYGLSLVDLGPQTLLKGNLAFFPPKTKNRGVIKEIMENIERMEGEK, from the coding sequence ATGAGTGAAACTGTAAATTTATCTCAGGTGCAAAGAGACCACAGTGACTTCGTTGAACGGGTTTACAGGATGAGTGGTCAGGATGTACGCAAATGCTACCAGTGCGGCAAATGTTCGGCCGGCTGTGCGGTACACCGGTGCAAGGGATTTGACGTCTCACCGAACCGCGTCATGAGGATGGTGCAGTTGGGGATGGAAGACGAGGTCTTAAGGACCAAAACCATCTGGACTTGCGTACTCTGTTCCACATGTACAGCCCGGTGCCCGCGTGATATTGATATTGCACGGGTGATGGATGCTTTGCGAATTATGTCCAAGAAGAAAAATATTACCGAATACGCTAAGACGGCAAATATTTTCCATCAAATGTTTATGGACAATATTGCCAAATGGGGGCGTATGTATGAGTTCAGCTTTATAGTCGGGTATACTTTGAAAACCGGCTATGGATTAAGCCTGGTGGACCTCGGGCCGCAAACTCTCCTGAAAGGGAATCTTGCGTTTTTCCCGCCCAAAACGAAGAACCGCGGCGTAATCAAAGAAATAATGGAGAACATCGAGAGAATGGAGGGTGAAAAATAG
- the pssA gene encoding CDP-diacylglycerol--serine O-phosphatidyltransferase: MNTKYIPCLFTLTNLLFGVLSLVYTMAGDFQLAAIMVLFSMVLDAMDGRLARRLDAASPFGKELDSLADLVSFGVAPAIMVYAAKLQGLGPHGFVGLALALAFSLCGAIRLARFNVLNISTYFVGVPITAAGSLMALLILLSNKLPLLVYPVAMVILSFLMVSNIKVPKY, translated from the coding sequence ATGAATACTAAGTACATCCCCTGCTTATTTACGTTAACCAATCTTTTGTTTGGTGTTTTGTCCCTTGTTTATACCATGGCCGGGGATTTTCAACTGGCTGCTATCATGGTTTTGTTTTCCATGGTTCTTGACGCTATGGACGGGCGTTTGGCCAGGAGATTGGATGCGGCTTCTCCTTTTGGGAAAGAATTGGATTCTCTGGCTGATTTGGTTTCTTTTGGTGTTGCGCCGGCAATCATGGTTTATGCCGCTAAATTACAGGGACTGGGTCCGCATGGCTTTGTGGGTTTAGCGCTGGCTTTGGCTTTTTCGCTGTGCGGGGCAATTCGCCTGGCCCGTTTTAATGTATTGAACATCTCTACCTATTTTGTAGGAGTGCCTATTACGGCGGCAGGCAGTTTAATGGCTTTATTGATTCTGTTAAGCAATAAACTGCCTCTGTTGGTTTATCCTGTAGCGATGGTAATTTTGTCGTTTCTCATGGTGAGCAACATCAAAGTACCGAAATATTAA
- a CDS encoding phosphatidylserine decarboxylase family protein gives MNQPYIIAKEGFPCLAILAVVTVATYLFRPWLAIIPGILFLFVAFFFRNPKRIIPTDKEVLVSPADGTVMSIEEIEEKEFLRDKAIKVSIFLSIFNVHLNRCPMEGEIKYINYRPGKFIPAFKSHASDINEKNFVGIENDRLKIMVTQITGFIARRIVCWVKPGDKVAQGDLFGLIKFGSCTELIVPENVEIKVKPGQKVVGGITVIGRLKNEY, from the coding sequence ATGAACCAACCTTATATTATAGCCAAAGAAGGGTTCCCCTGTCTGGCCATCCTGGCTGTTGTAACGGTAGCTACATATCTTTTCCGCCCTTGGCTTGCCATTATACCTGGAATTTTATTTTTGTTTGTTGCATTTTTCTTCAGGAATCCCAAAAGAATTATACCTACTGATAAGGAAGTGCTTGTCTCACCGGCTGATGGAACCGTTATGTCTATAGAAGAAATAGAAGAAAAAGAATTTTTGCGTGACAAGGCTATCAAGGTAAGTATATTTTTGTCAATATTCAATGTTCACCTCAACAGGTGTCCGATGGAAGGTGAAATTAAATATATAAATTACCGGCCGGGGAAATTTATACCCGCTTTTAAAAGCCATGCTTCCGATATAAATGAAAAAAATTTTGTGGGGATTGAAAACGACCGTCTGAAAATAATGGTTACGCAGATTACAGGATTTATTGCCAGAAGAATAGTTTGCTGGGTTAAACCGGGCGATAAAGTGGCTCAAGGGGATCTATTCGGACTAATTAAATTTGGTTCCTGCACAGAATTGATTGTACCTGAAAATGTGGAAATAAAAGTTAAACCGGGGCAAAAGGTTGTCGGCGGCATAACTGTTATTGGGAGGTTAAAAAATGAATACTAA
- a CDS encoding helicase C-terminal domain-containing protein, which yields MSKNTFVAVDIETTGLNPADSEIIEVAAVRFAEGRVLETFQSLVKPEKKIPLKIQQLTGINESMVADAPACAEVTGMLAEFVHDSIIIGHNIGFDLNFLQHYHPVFIRAKYYDTLPLARLVWPKAHGYRLANLVEALKIQLNGSPHRAFHDALAAKEVFCLALEVLRGLGTENLLRMLEIIGAKSDWPYYEIISALALQGAGQAKKGYSYPFLAGLLEGKKEFASLFPNADSAENSPVDAQEELGLSEEDLSAFFGPEGRLGKVMPNYQYRPQQVQMLKEILHCFKSGLYAVIEAGTGTGKSLAYLLPALYWNKSTGAKVVVSTHTINLQEQLWNQDIPNLERVIGAKINAALVKGRTNYLCLRKWDQRIKDRDWSGDREINFYLRILIWLNETATGDKTEINLQGEEQEYWRDVCGDPDACLGTECRWFNRGCFVMQAKRRAEAADLLIVNHSLVFADMKSENNVLPDYKYIIIDEAHHIEDSATDYLGYEVSFAELQRLLRILKKDRRGGRFGLIARMKDCLSQILQGHNDLLRKATELLEGIITTGKEVELTGEDFAERARIFASRYGAEEDETEQTVRVVRIKDYHLQDELWQSVLITGENLSLRLDRLSGHLDKVLSVFFSEEMQEESRETAALAREAKCLAETLKNKVKEIKFILNGSEPNYVYWLETNETKSDAVILKAAPINIGNLLWEKFFREKNSVVLTSATLSVDGSFSHFLGKIGLNLASEESLRLLHVAAPFNYEKQALLCVINDLPSPGEVEDMEFAGAIAPVLAQIARILNGRTLCLFTSHRLLRKTYDLLVPLLEKEGITVLGHNIDGGRRGLVEEFKKNGKSLLLGASSFWEGVDIPGDLLSCVVIVKMPFSPPNIPTLQARVEKLASDNVDGFYSYSVPQAVIKFKQGFGRLIRKENDTGVVIVLDKRIVQKKYGKVFLRSLPVKRHFKGDRYAVMQKIRDWMAGERPDIDAINYVHDFNEINQFLKQRLKKKETM from the coding sequence ATGTCAAAAAATACTTTTGTGGCCGTAGACATAGAGACGACGGGTTTAAACCCGGCAGATTCGGAAATTATTGAAGTGGCGGCTGTGCGTTTTGCTGAGGGGCGGGTACTGGAAACCTTTCAGTCGCTGGTTAAGCCGGAAAAAAAAATACCATTGAAAATCCAGCAGCTTACAGGGATTAACGAATCTATGGTTGCTGATGCCCCGGCCTGTGCTGAGGTAACCGGGATGCTGGCTGAATTTGTTCATGACAGCATCATTATAGGACATAACATCGGGTTTGATCTGAATTTTCTGCAGCATTACCACCCCGTTTTTATTAGAGCCAAATATTATGACACTTTGCCATTAGCTCGTTTAGTTTGGCCCAAAGCGCACGGTTACCGACTGGCAAACCTGGTTGAAGCATTGAAAATTCAGTTGAACGGAAGCCCTCATCGGGCCTTTCATGATGCCTTGGCCGCGAAAGAGGTTTTTTGCCTTGCCCTCGAAGTTTTACGTGGGCTGGGAACGGAAAACCTGTTAAGGATGTTAGAGATTATTGGCGCTAAAAGCGATTGGCCATACTACGAAATCATCTCTGCTTTGGCATTGCAAGGAGCCGGCCAGGCTAAAAAGGGGTATTCTTATCCGTTTCTGGCCGGTTTGCTTGAAGGGAAAAAGGAATTCGCTTCACTTTTTCCCAATGCGGACTCTGCAGAAAATTCCCCAGTCGATGCCCAGGAAGAGTTAGGGTTAAGTGAAGAAGACCTGTCGGCCTTTTTTGGACCGGAAGGACGCCTGGGGAAGGTGATGCCGAACTATCAGTACCGGCCGCAGCAGGTGCAAATGCTGAAAGAGATTTTACATTGTTTTAAATCGGGACTTTACGCGGTTATTGAAGCCGGTACGGGCACAGGAAAATCGTTGGCTTACCTCCTGCCGGCCCTCTACTGGAACAAATCAACGGGTGCCAAGGTGGTTGTATCTACCCATACCATCAATTTACAGGAGCAGTTATGGAACCAGGACATACCAAACCTGGAGCGGGTTATAGGGGCTAAAATAAATGCTGCCCTTGTCAAAGGCCGGACAAATTACCTTTGCCTGCGCAAATGGGATCAGCGAATAAAAGACAGGGATTGGTCCGGTGACCGGGAAATAAACTTCTATTTGAGGATTCTGATATGGCTGAATGAAACTGCTACAGGCGACAAAACCGAGATCAATTTGCAGGGGGAAGAACAGGAATATTGGCGGGATGTATGCGGTGACCCCGATGCCTGCCTGGGAACAGAGTGCCGGTGGTTTAACCGGGGCTGCTTTGTTATGCAAGCGAAACGCCGGGCTGAAGCCGCTGATTTGCTGATTGTCAACCATTCACTTGTTTTCGCTGATATGAAAAGCGAAAACAACGTTTTACCCGATTATAAATATATTATTATTGACGAAGCCCACCATATTGAGGATAGCGCTACTGACTACCTGGGATATGAGGTTTCCTTCGCCGAATTACAGAGGTTGTTGAGGATTTTGAAAAAGGACCGGCGGGGGGGCCGCTTCGGACTTATAGCCCGTATGAAAGATTGTTTAAGTCAAATCCTACAGGGGCACAATGATTTATTGCGAAAAGCCACGGAGTTATTAGAGGGTATTATTACCACCGGCAAAGAAGTGGAGTTGACCGGGGAAGATTTCGCTGAACGGGCCAGGATTTTCGCCTCCCGCTATGGCGCAGAGGAAGATGAAACGGAACAAACCGTAAGAGTGGTGCGGATTAAGGATTATCACCTGCAGGATGAATTGTGGCAGTCCGTACTTATTACCGGGGAAAATCTAAGCCTCAGGTTAGACCGGTTAAGCGGCCATTTGGACAAAGTGTTATCCGTCTTCTTTTCGGAAGAAATGCAGGAAGAATCCAGGGAAACGGCTGCCCTGGCAAGAGAAGCCAAATGTCTGGCTGAGACATTAAAAAATAAGGTTAAGGAAATCAAGTTCATTCTTAACGGTTCGGAACCTAATTACGTATACTGGCTCGAGACTAATGAAACTAAGAGCGATGCTGTTATTTTGAAAGCTGCGCCCATTAACATTGGTAATCTTTTATGGGAAAAGTTTTTCCGGGAAAAGAATAGCGTGGTATTAACCTCCGCCACTTTAAGCGTGGATGGGAGTTTTTCCCATTTTCTTGGAAAAATCGGTCTCAACCTGGCTTCGGAAGAGTCCTTAAGATTATTGCATGTGGCTGCTCCTTTCAATTATGAAAAACAGGCGCTGCTGTGCGTGATCAATGATCTGCCAAGTCCCGGGGAAGTGGAGGATATGGAGTTTGCCGGGGCCATAGCTCCGGTTTTGGCGCAGATTGCCAGAATACTTAACGGTCGTACCTTATGCTTGTTTACTTCGCACCGTCTACTGCGGAAGACTTATGACCTTTTGGTTCCTTTACTGGAAAAGGAAGGGATTACTGTACTGGGGCATAACATTGATGGAGGAAGAAGGGGGCTTGTTGAAGAATTTAAAAAGAATGGGAAGAGCCTTCTTTTGGGCGCCAGTAGTTTTTGGGAAGGAGTTGATATACCCGGAGACTTGCTAAGCTGCGTTGTAATCGTGAAAATGCCTTTTTCACCGCCCAACATACCTACTCTGCAGGCTCGGGTTGAAAAGCTTGCGTCAGATAATGTGGACGGGTTTTACAGTTATTCGGTTCCCCAGGCTGTCATTAAGTTCAAACAGGGCTTTGGTCGGCTGATTCGGAAAGAGAATGATACCGGTGTTGTTATTGTCCTGGACAAGAGAATTGTACAAAAGAAATATGGAAAAGTCTTTTTGCGTTCTTTGCCTGTGAAAAGGCATTTTAAAGGCGACCGTTATGCGGTAATGCAAAAAATTCGGGACTGGATGGCGGGAGAAAGGCCTGATATTGACGCAATTAATTATGTTCACGACTTTAATGAAATTAATCAGTTTCTCAAACAAAGGTTGAAAAAGAAAGAGACGATGTAG
- a CDS encoding secondary thiamine-phosphate synthase enzyme YjbQ: MFEELSIRTGARDQMLDITTDVRAIVQSSGITSGVCYIYVPHTTAGITINENADASVTRDILYELDKMVPWNDGYRHMEGNSAAHIKASMMGFSQMVIIRNGDLQLGAWQGIYFCEFDGPRNRKVFVKIIPS, translated from the coding sequence ATGTTTGAAGAATTAAGTATTAGGACAGGGGCCAGGGACCAGATGCTCGATATCACCACTGACGTCCGTGCTATTGTACAAAGCAGTGGTATTACATCAGGAGTGTGCTATATATATGTGCCGCATACGACAGCCGGCATAACCATTAATGAAAATGCTGATGCAAGCGTAACCAGGGATATATTATATGAATTGGATAAGATGGTGCCCTGGAACGATGGTTACCGGCATATGGAGGGCAATTCAGCTGCCCATATCAAAGCCAGCATGATGGGTTTTTCCCAAATGGTCATTATCCGTAACGGGGACCTGCAACTGGGCGCCTGGCAGGGCATATACTTTTGTGAATTTGACGGCCCCAGAAACAGAAAAGTATTTGTGAAAATAATCCCTTCTTAG
- a CDS encoding FmdB family zinc ribbon protein, protein MPRYEFNCQSCGNKFIVAISIAERDKVKCPECGSKNIKQLFSPVSVGKDSGGDNCNTCGSRTFG, encoded by the coding sequence ATGCCGAGATACGAGTTTAATTGCCAAAGCTGCGGAAACAAGTTTATCGTTGCCATTTCCATAGCAGAAAGGGATAAAGTGAAATGCCCGGAATGCGGGAGTAAAAATATAAAACAACTTTTCTCACCGGTATCTGTCGGGAAAGATTCAGGCGGCGATAACTGCAATACTTGCGGCAGCAGAACTTTCGGTTGA
- the trxB gene encoding thioredoxin-disulfide reductase — protein MMDVYDIVIIGGGPAGLTAGMYAARAALKCILIERGMPGGQAATTDQIENYPGFPEGIGGPDLMMNMHQQALKFGLETKFGEVNELKKDGQWFFVNVSGQDIKARSVIIATGTESLNLGVEGEQRFRGRGVSYCATCDGAFFKGLKVAVIGGGDAALEEGMFLTRFASKVYLVHRRNEFRATKVVQERLREFPQIELVLNSVVTSILGDSKVEAIKVKNLATGEEKAIAVDGVFVYIGQKPNSELVKDMVQLDERGYIITDQNMQTSLPGLFAAGDVRVTPLRQVVTAVSDGAVAAVSAEKYIEQWKTTN, from the coding sequence ATGATGGACGTTTATGATATAGTAATTATCGGCGGTGGGCCGGCCGGTCTCACAGCCGGTATGTATGCAGCCAGGGCGGCTTTAAAATGTATACTTATTGAAAGGGGTATGCCCGGAGGACAGGCTGCTACCACGGACCAAATAGAAAACTATCCCGGTTTTCCCGAAGGGATTGGCGGTCCCGACCTGATGATGAACATGCACCAGCAGGCCTTGAAATTTGGCCTGGAAACCAAATTTGGGGAAGTTAATGAACTGAAAAAAGATGGACAGTGGTTTTTCGTCAATGTTTCCGGGCAAGATATTAAAGCCAGGTCTGTTATTATAGCCACCGGAACAGAATCATTGAACTTGGGCGTAGAAGGGGAACAGCGGTTCAGGGGCAGAGGTGTATCCTACTGTGCAACCTGCGACGGCGCGTTCTTTAAAGGTCTGAAAGTAGCAGTTATTGGCGGAGGGGATGCTGCTTTGGAAGAAGGCATGTTCCTGACCCGCTTTGCTTCAAAGGTGTATTTGGTGCACAGGCGCAATGAGTTTCGCGCCACCAAGGTTGTGCAGGAGCGTTTAAGAGAATTCCCCCAAATCGAGTTAGTGCTTAATTCAGTGGTTACTTCCATCCTGGGGGATAGCAAGGTAGAAGCCATAAAAGTAAAGAACCTGGCCACCGGGGAAGAAAAAGCTATAGCTGTGGACGGGGTTTTTGTTTATATCGGGCAAAAGCCAAATTCTGAACTGGTCAAGGATATGGTACAGTTGGATGAGAGAGGGTACATTATTACTGACCAAAATATGCAGACAAGCTTGCCTGGTTTATTTGCAGCGGGAGATGTCAGGGTGACTCCTTTGCGACAGGTGGTTACGGCTGTTAGCGATGGAGCTGTAGCGGCTGTATCGGCGGAAAAATATATTGAGCAGTGGAAAACAACGAATTAA